In the Colletotrichum lupini chromosome 4, complete sequence genome, ATGATGCAACCATCCGACCTGGCAGCATCGCCTGAGACCATTCGCCCGAAGAGCGTCATGTCGATGAAGCCCGTCTTCCTCGTCTCAAGTAACAGCGTTGTGAGCATGAGAGCCAGCCCTGGCACGTCTCCTGAGGATAATGGCAGCAGGCCAGCGATGCCGAATAACAGGTTGACGTTCGGCCCAAAGGCACCTGTCTTCCCACCGCCCTTGGCCTTGAAAGCTGGCCTGGGATCGCCAAACCGAGAGGCCTTGAGAATGGGTAGCCCAGGCGGGAAAATATCGCCATCACGCGGCAGCCCTTCCCCTTCAGGTCGTGCTGGTCGTCAATCGACCGACTCCGCCGCATCTCCCGTTCCTGGCTCGCCAACTCGAAGACCACTGCCGAGCCCCGACCTGTCAAAGGGAGGATCTCCGACACCAAGGCGATATAAGCGTGGGATGGCTAGTCCAATTCGTGACCGTGCATTGTCCAGACAGCCGACGCCCAGAGAATCCCGCGTCGAGCGCGTTCTCTCGAGCTCCGATTGCCCTTCGATCGTGCTGAAGCCATCCAGCTCCCCCAAGCGGAACTCATACCATCGCGACTTCGCGGTAATGGGGCTTCAGTCAACCGTGGCTCAGCTTCGGCGAATGAATAGCCAAATGAGTACCTTCAGCGCCGGTTCATCTATTTCGGATCCGGATAGTCCGACACTACCAAACTTGAGAGGAGGCGGGTTCAGCCCCGACAGGAGCAACAGTCGCGTAAGCAAAATGGGTCGACAAAACTACTTGTCTTTGGGCACGAGCCCAGGCTCAGCGAAGCGGACCAAGTCCATCAAATCGGCTAGAAATTCAATCGCCGTGCTCAAGAGCCGACCAGGGGGGAACAAGCATCTTGATTCGCTACGCGCTGCAGTTGAAGAGAAGGAAAATGAGAGAAGAAACGGTTCTCTGATTCGAGGCCCCCGGCCGCTCAACCCGACACCCAGAAGTGCCGGACGAGGGTTGGCTAGAGACAGCGTGGTGACTGTGGAGAGTCCCACGAGGAGAAGAATCTCCAGCGTCGATACCGAAGACCAGAAACGTCTGGAGAGGCCGATCAGGCATCAAGATAGCGGTACCAGCTTGGGTGCGTACGGGAAAGAGGACTACCTATTAAGCTCCCCAGACAGCCTCACTGCAGGGGCTGAGAGACAAAGCCCAAACATGAGGGTTTGAGTCCCAGAGTCTGGGGAATTTTCTTTTGTCCCATAGTGATCCATATTGATTGAGGGGTGTTGCGTTCAGCGACGGTTAGCGAGCACTTTCTTCAGGGTTGAATATTTCTAAGCTGAGCACGGCGTCATTGTAATACCTAGGCAGTAGGCCATTAGCAAAATTCAGATACAAGCATCACTCAAATCAACGAATTATACCACAAAAGAAAACCATATTCCCTCCAAACTAAAACCTAATAGTTGATTGGGATTTTATGCGAAAAAGAATGGTATTCTTACGTCGGTTTCATGAGCCCGAGTCTTATCCATGGTATCAAGTCGTCCCTCGTCAACTCCCAAGCCTCATTCGCAGTATGCACTTATGACTCGTCGACCCGCGGGCGCTTATTGCCCGGGTCGTCATGGCCATTGACGCCGTTGTTGGCCTCATCGTGACCGCGAACCCGACCTGCTCCCTCTCCTAGCTGGCCGCTTTCCTCATCCTCATTGCCATTCTGACCGATCCAGTTGCCGTCGGCGTCGAAGTGCTCGTGGACGTTCTCGGCCGTAATCCAGCCTCCGCTCCCAGGAAAGGCAGGAGGCAGGCCTCCATCGGCGGCGCCGTACAAGACTCCTTCGTATCCCTCGACTGGCTCATGCTCGCCCTCGAAAATGATCCGGCCGTCCTCTTCCTCATCATCCTCGTCGACAGGGTCGGGGTGAAGATCTGAGCAGGCTGAGATAGCGTCGTAGAACTTCTGAATATCGGCCTGGGCGCCATCAGTGACCGCAGGGACGAGGGTCAGATCGATCGTATCGAAGTCGTCATCGCCGTCACCGCCGTCGGCAAGTTGCAGCTGCATCCAGATAGCCTGAAGAGGAGCACCTTCGGAGATGGATCCGACCGACTTCACGGCGTGAATAGAGATGGAGGGGTAGGGGATCTGAACGCCAGCTCCTTGGGTCGAAGAGAAGATGGTGAAGGTCCTATGACGCaaattagtatagggtaacgCCCGTTTCGGTGGTAGCAAACATACTCTGAAGAGACAAACACGGAGACATGCTGCTCCACGAGCTCTTCAGTGGTCTCCTTCAAGGTCGTGCCATTGGGAGCAGAGGCAGCAGTCGAGACATCAGCTGGGAAGATGGCCAAGCTGCCCTTTTGCGACGCTGGGATCCATGCCTTCGCATCCTCGAGATGGAAATGAAGGACGGGCTTTCCTCCGAAGAAGGTCGCAGGAGTAGCCGACTGATACTCCTCAATTGGAGTAAAGTCTCCAAGAGAGGGAGGAGAGCGAATGGTCGTGGGCAGCATGTTGATGAAGTGTAAGAGATCCTTGAAAGGACTCTGCTTGGGCTGACCTGTGAGACCCTTCATGGTGGGGTGCTTGCCTTGGAGCTGGAGAAAGTGAAGCTCTTATCGCTATCACCACGTGATGATATTGATAAAGGCAGTGACATTCAGCAAGTTCAACAAGAAGGAGTTGGGGGCTGAGGTAATCGAGGCGGTGGGGCGGGCAGGTGATTAATCATTGGTCAGCAAGGTTAGGTCGATCCGCACACCCCACCTGAACGCTCGGTGGGGTCTGAGCTCTCCACCGACATTCTCCCAGAGTCCGATCGCACTCCGTTGCCTCGGACAGCTACGCATTCGCATCGCACCTCTTTCCATGGCGCAGAGCTGACGAATCCCCTCCAACCGGCGCAAACACTACAACCTGCAATCACGCTCTTGATCGGCATTTCTGAGTATCAGAAAACTCTACAGAGGCCTATTGCTACCCTGAACGAGCTTGTATGACCCTCAAAACGGCTCATATAGTCCTGTTCCACCCTCATTTGCACACTGACACCTACGTACTCAAGGCCAGACTTGCTACCCACCATGTATAGCAACCGTACGTACCCTTCCGCTCCCTTTGTGTCTTTACGTAGCTCGAATTACTTATCATCACGATAGGCTCCCATCCGCTCCTCGAGCAGGTCCCCTTGACCGTCTCTCCGTTCATTTCCCTCCCCACCGCGACAACACTCTCCTACAACTACAAGGCTATGCCCTCAGCCCTGCCCCCCTCAGCAATAGGCGTACCAGCCGCAGTCACCGAAGATTCAGCAGCTGGAGACACCGCCGCAAATAAAACCAAGTATGTGATCTCGCAGTCAGGACACGCAGCCCATCCGGAAGATATCATCGCCTCGTGTCGCGCGCTACAAGCACACATTACAAAGATGCAGGAGGACGCCGAGCGCGACCTGCGGGACCTCGAGACCAGGATAAAAGAGCGAGAGCTGGCTGAGAAGAGAAGAGTTGCGCCCGGCTGGCTGGACAGTGAAGCCCGGATACTCGAGCCGGAAAAGGTCGGCGGGCCatccgaggaggaggatgggCATCAGACATCAGCTGTAGCGGGGACCAGTGAGATGCCGTTGAACGATCAAGGTGCGGAGCTAGACCGAGTGTTTGGCGGGTTGAGCATGAAGTGAAGCCTCTTCGGCTGATTAAGATCTTTTGTTTTATTCGCGGGCGTTGTGCATGAAGGCCAGGGCGGCCTCATCTATTGATATCTTTCACACGGCCAACTTGCCGTCGCCGCGACGGATTTGGTTGAAATGGCAAACCATCTGCATGGGGGGGATCAGACAATACTTTGGCTACTGATGTTGCGACACGGAGTCGCTTGCGCGAGCCTGATCAAAAGCCAAGCCAAGCCAAGCCAGCCAGCCTGGGTGGAGCGCGGCTCCCTGAATACTTGTACACACTTGGCAATCTATTACACCGACTATAAGGAAAAGTATGGAGAGGGTCCAGCTGTATACAGTCTAAGCAGCCTTCAGGAGATGAGAACATCGTGCAAGCGGCATCTCTTCGTACGCCGCACTCCTAAGGATACTCCTCAAGGTGGTTGGACTTGTAGGTAATGACCTTCTCTCAATTGACAAGAGCGGAAACGCTCCGTCACGAGTTGTCAATCTTTCCGTATTGAACCGAATACAAACAGCCTCAGACGCAAATCACTAGACCACATCATCAACCCGTCCAACCATCGTCGTTGTTCCTAAGGCTTCGTGCCTCGGCGCCCCCAGGGCAGAAGTAGGCGAACACCTGGAAAGCCGGATGCTAAGGAGACTCGATAATCGGGCCAAGTGTAGTAGATTACGTGACAACATGATATCGGAGTTTCTCGCCAAGCTTGGAAAGCCAAACCGAGGTACCTGAGGTCGTAGTTCACCGTAGAGCCTTGCCCCATAGGAAATCTCTCAGCGCCAATTGGGGCTGTACTTTTCTAGGGGCCGTTTGATTATTATATTCAAATGAGCTCTAGATCTAAGGCTGGGTTATACCTACTTAGCTGGCAATtttgagggggggggggaggatCTCTGGCACGTTTAGCAGcttacttaactaagagcAGGTCTTTGTGAAGCCAACGTACTAACATGAATCAAATGTCCCAACCCGATGCCTGACAAGATATCGACCCGGCGCAACCGCTCTAAAGACCTACTAGCGTAGGAACACTATAGCCGATATGACTTCATGGATACGATGCATCCGGAGATTACTTCGCCGAGTTATCTCAATAGCAAGAGGCGGACACGCTCGATACTGCATCACGTCTCAGTAATCCTACTGTGATGCTTTGGGCCATCAACTATCCAATGCACGTATGTATCGAGTTCCGGAAAGAAGACGTGATCAGCAGAACCATCCCAGCTACTTGTACGGTACCTGAGAGCGAGACTACGGCCTATAAGTCGGGCTCTTAAGCCCCGTCTACCGATTTCAATATCTAATAGAACACAAGATTAGGTGAAAGGACGGAAGGTGGGCAGGGGTCGCATTCACCCTTTGATTCGATACCGCTCCACTTGTGTAGTCAGTTGCTTCATGATTTGAGAGCCTAAAAGGACACCATTTGAACATGAGGCGTACTTTCTACACACCCCTCAACCCTACGCTCGGCAGGTACATGAGCTGCTATCGCGTCGCCAGACTTGCTTTTCCATTTGCACCAGCCTGGCAGCCATGATAATGCACCGATTGGACTGAAATCAGGACCCTTGAAAGACTAGATGAACACTACACAGGCTCGTCTAGAACTAGGTGATCAGTAAAGGTTGGCGGACTAGCCCGCCGAGGTATACGTTCCAAGTTTAGGGTACCTCTCAATTCTCTCAAGGGTAGATGGCGAATAGTCTGAGAACCTCGGGATCTTCTGCCACATATAGGCCCTAATTCCCGAGATCTTGGTGTTCCGCTTCGCGTGGGGGAGCCACGCTAAGACCTTATCACCTACCGGCAGTGGCCCCCGCGGCGCCGCTTTACTCGGCCGGGAATGAGGAACGACCCGAGTCGTGTATGACAAGTTCCATTGCAAGTTCGGCATACCGATATTTGCGAAGGCCGGCACTTATAGTTCGCCTTTCATCGTTTTGGCATCCAGCCGTGTGGTCCAGCTTGCGGGAAACGGACATTTTCGGTGAACTTGACACTCGTTCTTTCTGCTTTCTTGGGAGGAATCACCGTGGCATTACTTCATTTTCTGCCCAATAACGATCTTCGAACTATGCCATATTCCTTTTCGGCAGTGCGGCACTTGGATTGCCATGGTGCCAAACGAGGCACTGATGATATATAGATGAACCCTCGCCCGAACCCTTCGAACAACCTTAGATGTTTATTATCATCCGCTTGATCTTGTCTGAGATATCACTCTAGGATTGGAATCGGCATCAAATTTTCCCCTCAAGAAAATCACAATGGGCTTTAAAGTCATCATTGTCGGCGGCAGCGTCTCGGGCCTCTCCTTAGCTAACATGCTGGAGAGGCTCGACGTCGACTACACCCTCCTCGAAGCATACCCCAATATTGCGCCACAGGTTGGCGCGAGCATTGGTTTACTCCCCAATGGATTTCGCATCCTTGATCAACTTGATTGTTTTGAACCAATCCTTGAGATGGTTGGGGAATACCACCTGAAGAATAGCCTCTGCGGCCCAGATGGCAAACCACTAGGCCCGCCTAGCATGGCGAATATCCAACACCTAGAAGCCCGGTAAGCTGAGGCCGGAAGAGGATGCCGAATGAAAATGTAGCAGAATAATGACAATCGGTCTTTGAACTAGGCTTGGTTACCCTTCCATCTTCATCGACAGACAGATGCTTCTGCAGGTTCTCTTCGACAACCTGAAGAACAAAGATAAAGTCATACCAGAGAAACGGGTTGAGAAGGTAGAGCTCCTCAAGGAAGGGGTGCGTGTACACACCAAAGATGGCTCCGTATTTGAAGGCGACATCGTGGTCGGGGCAGACGGCATCCATAGCACCGTCCGGGAGGAGATGTGGCGCATCGGCCATGAAGAACGACCAGGCTACTTTCCTCTTGATGAACACTCTCGTAAGTCGCCGATTACTGAGGCCTGACCTGAAAACTGGCTGCAAGTCCCTTAAGAAGCGTAGCTACAGTAGCTCGTATGCTTATTGTGTCTAAACTGAAGCCCTAACGATGTTGTCTAGGAGTACCCGTCGCGACGAAATGCATCTTTGGCATCTCGAAACGCCCGAGCAACCTCCCCATCCACAATCAACAGATGGTCTTAAACGAAGGCAGAAGTTACCTTATCATTAGCGCACCTGGCAATCGGACCTACTGGTTCCTGTTTTCGGGCGTCGGAGACACCAAGTACGGAAAGGACATACCAAAGTATTCGAAGGAGGACACCGAGAAGCTGGCTCTGGAGCACTGGGAAGATCTAGTCTTTGAGAACGTCACATTTGGCGACGTCTACAAGAACAAGATCATGGCTACTTTGGTGCCACTGGAGGAGTACGTCTTTGAGAAGTGGCATTACCAACGAATCGTTTGTATCGGCGATGCTAGTCACAAGGTTGGTTCGGATCCCCCGCTTATCGTTGAGACGTTTACACTGACATTGGATTCCTTCATAGATCGATCCCATCTCCGGCCAAGGCGGTAACGGCGCCCTGGAAGCTGCGGCGCTTCTCACAAATTCCCTGACCGACATGTTGGAAAAGAATCCCAAGTCTCAGCCGACAGAAATTGTCGAAGCCGCCTTGGCCCAAGTCCACATCAACCGCCACGAGCGAGCCAAGACCTTGGTAGCGAATGCGCATACGCTTCAGCAGGTCTTGACTGGAAGATCGCCGTACTCCAAGATCGTCACCAAGTACCTCGTTCCCCTGTTGGGTGATGAAGGTTTCCTCGGCACAGCGGTCCCCATTTGCAAG is a window encoding:
- a CDS encoding FAD binding domain-containing protein produces the protein MGFKVIIVGGSVSGLSLANMLERLDVDYTLLEAYPNIAPQVGASIGLLPNGFRILDQLDCFEPILEMVGEYHLKNSLCGPDGKPLGPPSMANIQHLEARLGYPSIFIDRQMLLQVLFDNLKNKDKVIPEKRVEKVELLKEGVRVHTKDGSVFEGDIVVGADGIHSTVREEMWRIGHEERPGYFPLDEHSRVPVATKCIFGISKRPSNLPIHNQQMVLNEGRSYLIISAPGNRTYWFLFSGVGDTKYGKDIPKYSKEDTEKLALEHWEDLVFENVTFGDVYKNKIMATLVPLEEYVFEKWHYQRIVCIGDASHKIDPISGQGGNGALEAAALLTNSLTDMLEKNPKSQPTEIVEAALAQVHINRHERAKTLVANAHTLQQVLTGRSPYSKIVTKYLVPLLGDEGFLGTAVPICKASHRVYRLPLPQRRRLVPFDDELPARPITTQAASRMALVLASGSFAALLYYSGGFTHFSELKKSVRLWMAGAWDLGLAQATSNLTKTSSLGSLIEQIQFKASLFSALVIWLAESHRFGNRLSVFLWPSISAAAFTAFGPKAVMPLLGLGIVTRGPNTLPGRHVPIKYAKAILPSAIVGYAIPTILASLPIQDTQIRQAVGFVVSAAPVFSAALLNGVASAIQKVKDRTSFSKATKDVKETDKDEFVEMYDKKDVVPLKMAYTFAAGACATVHIASAVYPILATTSFNNLAGGLNTSIGLFGLASAALSLYSAWNLRSEGFVTTQQALLGSLGSIASGFAVGPGAALAGFYYWLIGIRESRFKLDDVERCRQ